One Vitis riparia cultivar Riparia Gloire de Montpellier isolate 1030 chromosome 4, EGFV_Vit.rip_1.0, whole genome shotgun sequence genomic window carries:
- the LOC117913179 gene encoding ADP-ribosylation factor 1 produces the protein MGILFTRMFSSVFGNREARILVLGLDNAGKTTILYRLQMGEVVSTIPTIGFNVETVEYNNIKFQVWDLGGQTSIRPYWRCYFPNTQAIIYVVDSSDTDRIVIAKDEFHAILEEEELKGAIVLIFANKQDLPGALDDAAVTEALELHKIKNRQWAIFKTCAIKGEGLYEGLDWLSNTLKSGG, from the exons ATGGGTATCCTGTTCACTCGAATGTTTTCTTCAGTCTTCGGCAACAGAGAAGCTCGAATTCTCGTTCTCGGCCTAGACAATGCTGGAAAAACCACTATTCTCT ATCGGCTTCAAATGGGTGAGGTGGTCTCCACGATTCCAA CAATTGGGTTTAATGTGGAAACAGTTGAGTATAACAACATCAAGTTTCAAGTCTGGGATCTGG GTGGACAGACAAGTATCAG GCCATACTGGAGATGTTATTTCCCAAATACTCAAGCAATAATTTATGTTGTTGACTCAAGTGACACTGATAGAATTGTAATAGCCAAGGATGAATTTCATGCAATTTTGGAG GAAGAAGAATTGAAAGGCGCCATTGTCCTCATCTTTGCAAACAAGCAG GATCTTCCTGGTGCACTTGATGATGCTGCTGTAACAGAAGCTTTGGAGTTGCACAAGATAAAAAACCGCCAATGggctatttttaaaacttgcGCCATAAAGGGTGAAGGCCTCTATGAGGGCTTGGACTG GTTGAGTAATACTCTCAAGTCAGGTGGCTAA